CAATAACATCAGTTATATCTGTGAGTCAATTAGGAATAAAACCGTCAAATATATTAGGGACTTCAGGACAACATGCTAGCTTTGACTTCATTCGGCCGGGGTTGACCCAGACGTCTTATTCATTCAATGGCCCAAGTTCACATCAATCGTTTAGCTCAAGTATCGGTAATCCGCTGTTAGCCCAAAGGGTCTTGCCTAATGTTGCTCAAGCACTAGCTTATAGAAATCCTGGACtaggtaaaaaatattatttttattataacaactactattttttttcctatcaaataaattgttattattttttttttctttttcctctatttcttttttttctgcgtagaCTATTATCAACAAACGCGGCCAGAGTTCTATCAATATCCACAATTTCCAGTAAAAGCATCGTCAGATACAGGAATTCCTTATcaacaaaatttgataaacaaTCAACAATATCaacatcaattaaataattatttacgccCAGACATTTATTACCAAAATCAATTAGCACAGATGCTGTCGTTGCGTCAACCTCAATTAACTTCTATTGAGCA
The DNA window shown above is from Microplitis mediator isolate UGA2020A chromosome 1, iyMicMedi2.1, whole genome shotgun sequence and carries:
- the LOC130669673 gene encoding uncharacterized protein LOC130669673, whose amino-acid sequence is MKKTIGFYWLMITITSVISVSQLGIKPSNILGTSGQHASFDFIRPGLTQTSYSFNGPSSHQSFSSSIGNPLLAQRVLPNVAQALAYRNPGLDYYQQTRPEFYQYPQFPVKASSDTGIPYQQNLINNQQYQHQLNNYLRPDIYYQNQLAQMLSLRQPQLTSIEQTPEPVQVPNHQNLLGVAYSPSNTVSHVKISANGYKYDF